In Pseudomonas sp. R76, one genomic interval encodes:
- a CDS encoding alkaline phosphatase D family protein: MPQPNTLPAVITGPLLRRLEPRRLVIWLVGSRVLALSLKLIIPQGETRTIDLDTTHCQVVPVGRHAFIHLIDIQLDDALPLDVAIGYDLLIDNIGIAEWAPHLLYAENQPPNFVLHSRIRQLVHGSCRKPHHRADEGLLCVDRLLAEAHTPTERPALLMMSGDQIYADDVAGPMLRAIHALIARLGLFDEYLEGAVVDDSASLYGHRASYYHRADLLPALESNETLRERFFGGVKKPIFTSSTADNHLVTFAEVIAMYMLAWSPTPWTLIAPQVPQLNTEEHQRYAREQVHIDKFRDGLPGVARVFAHLSTLMIFDDHDITDDWNLSAQWEETAYGHPFSKRIIGNALLAYMLCQGWGNQPDVFGELLSQTQALTAHVQDDHLQAGAHDDLLETLLKFQRWHYVLPTTPALVVLDTRTRRWRSEFALKQPSGLLDWEALSELQQELLDHPSAIIVSPAPIFGVKLIETVQKVFSWCGYPLLVDAENWMAHRGAAQVILNIFRHSRTPGNYVILSGDVHYSFVYEVLIRHRNGGPRIWQITSSGIKNEFPPRLLEWFDRLNRWLYSPRSPLNGFTRRRSMQVVPHIPQHAEAGERLWNSAGIGQVFFNQQGQPEAIYQHNADGKPRTRMVAPE; this comes from the coding sequence ATGCCGCAACCCAACACACTGCCCGCTGTCATTACCGGCCCACTGCTACGTCGCCTGGAACCCCGGCGCCTGGTGATCTGGCTGGTGGGCAGCCGTGTCCTGGCATTGTCCTTGAAGCTGATTATTCCCCAGGGCGAAACGCGCACGATTGATCTGGACACAACGCATTGCCAGGTCGTGCCCGTTGGGCGCCATGCGTTCATCCACCTGATCGATATACAACTGGACGATGCCCTGCCGTTGGACGTGGCGATCGGCTATGACCTGCTGATCGACAACATCGGCATTGCCGAGTGGGCGCCGCACCTGCTGTATGCCGAAAACCAGCCACCCAATTTCGTGCTGCACAGCCGCATCCGCCAGTTGGTGCACGGCTCCTGCCGCAAGCCCCATCACCGCGCCGACGAAGGTCTGCTGTGCGTCGACCGCCTGCTGGCCGAGGCCCACACGCCAACCGAACGCCCAGCCTTGCTGATGATGAGTGGCGACCAGATCTACGCCGACGATGTTGCCGGGCCGATGCTGCGGGCGATTCATGCGCTGATCGCCCGATTGGGCCTGTTTGACGAATACCTCGAAGGCGCGGTGGTGGATGACAGCGCCAGCCTCTACGGGCACCGCGCCAGCTATTACCATCGCGCCGACCTGCTACCGGCACTGGAGAGTAACGAGACGCTGCGCGAGCGGTTTTTTGGTGGCGTGAAAAAGCCGATTTTCACCAGCAGCACCGCCGACAATCATTTGGTGACCTTTGCCGAAGTGATCGCGATGTACATGCTGGCGTGGTCGCCGACGCCCTGGACGCTGATCGCACCGCAAGTGCCGCAACTGAACACTGAGGAACACCAGCGCTATGCCCGCGAGCAGGTGCACATCGATAAATTCCGTGACGGCCTGCCAGGCGTTGCGCGGGTTTTCGCCCACCTTTCGACGCTGATGATCTTCGACGATCACGACATCACCGATGACTGGAACCTCAGCGCCCAATGGGAAGAAACCGCCTACGGCCATCCGTTTTCCAAGCGCATCATCGGTAATGCGCTGCTCGCGTACATGCTGTGCCAGGGTTGGGGTAATCAACCGGATGTGTTTGGCGAGTTGCTGAGCCAAACCCAGGCCCTGACCGCCCACGTGCAAGACGACCATCTGCAGGCGGGTGCGCACGATGACCTGCTGGAAACGCTGTTGAAGTTCCAGCGTTGGCATTACGTACTGCCCACCACGCCCGCCCTGGTGGTGCTCGACACCCGCACCCGGCGCTGGCGCAGTGAGTTCGCGCTCAAGCAACCCTCCGGCCTGCTGGACTGGGAAGCCTTGAGCGAGCTGCAACAGGAACTGCTCGACCACCCTTCGGCGATCATCGTTTCGCCCGCTCCGATCTTTGGCGTCAAGCTGATCGAGACCGTGCAGAAGGTGTTCAGCTGGTGTGGCTACCCACTGCTGGTAGACGCCGAAAACTGGATGGCCCATCGCGGCGCCGCCCAGGTCATCCTCAACATCTTCCGCCACTCGCGCACGCCGGGTAACTACGTGATCCTTTCGGGCGATGTGCATTACTCGTTCGTCTACGAAGTGCTGATCCGCCACCGCAACGGTGGCCCCAGAATCTGGCAGATCACCAGCAGCGGCATCAAGAACGAATTTCCACCGCGCTTGCTGGAATGGTTCGACCGCCTTAATCGCTGGCTCTACTCGCCGCGCTCCCCGCTTAACGGCTTCACTCGCCGCCGCAGCATGCAAGTGGTGCCGCATATTCCGCAGCATGCCGAGGCGGGTGAACGGCTGTGGAATTCAGCGGGCATCGGCCAGGTATTTTTCAATCAGCAGGGCCAGCCGGAGGCGATTTACCAGCACAACGCAGATGGGAAGCCTCGCACGCGGATGGTGGCGCCGGAGTAA
- a CDS encoding sensor domain-containing diguanylate cyclase, which produces MDDHSGNQPLRNDFSELNADMLHAVMELVSDGIWDWNANTGFVYRNPGWYEMLGYPRHSLENSVFTWENVIHPEDYPRVMVVFDNYISQRAPHYQAEYRCQKADGTYLWIEDRGYVIARNPDGSVARMVGAHRDIHSRKNSIEQLQKRNQSLEALVAERTRELSRVNQQLQLQLNENRLLAEQDALTRIANRYRLEKVLLEECERAERFRLPLALMAMDIDDFKPINDQHGHGIGDRTLVQVVQGLEDCVRPGDLLARWGGDEFMVILPKSTLDTARQMAERVRLKITEIPAVGDFKVTLSLGVVERRMGEAPAALMARADQALYRSKAAGKDAVSD; this is translated from the coding sequence ATGGACGATCACTCCGGCAATCAACCGCTACGCAATGACTTTTCCGAGCTCAACGCCGACATGTTGCATGCCGTCATGGAGCTGGTCAGTGACGGTATCTGGGATTGGAATGCCAACACCGGTTTTGTCTACCGCAACCCCGGCTGGTACGAAATGCTCGGCTACCCGCGCCACTCCCTGGAGAACAGCGTGTTCACCTGGGAGAACGTGATTCACCCCGAGGATTACCCCCGCGTGATGGTCGTGTTTGATAACTACATCAGCCAACGCGCGCCCCATTACCAAGCCGAATATCGCTGCCAAAAAGCAGACGGCACCTACTTGTGGATCGAAGACCGGGGCTACGTGATTGCCCGTAACCCGGATGGATCGGTGGCGCGCATGGTCGGCGCGCACCGCGATATTCATAGCCGCAAGAATTCCATCGAACAGCTGCAAAAGCGCAACCAATCCCTGGAAGCGCTGGTGGCCGAGCGCACCCGTGAATTGTCACGGGTCAATCAGCAACTGCAATTGCAACTCAATGAAAACCGCCTGCTGGCCGAACAGGACGCCCTGACGCGCATCGCCAACCGTTACCGTCTGGAAAAAGTGCTGCTGGAAGAATGCGAGCGTGCTGAGCGTTTCCGCTTGCCGTTGGCCCTGATGGCCATGGACATCGATGACTTCAAGCCGATCAATGACCAGCATGGCCATGGCATCGGCGACAGGACCCTGGTACAGGTAGTGCAAGGCCTGGAAGATTGCGTGCGCCCCGGTGATTTACTGGCACGCTGGGGCGGTGATGAGTTTATGGTGATCCTGCCCAAAAGCACCTTGGACACAGCCAGGCAAATGGCCGAAAGGGTTCGGCTGAAAATCACTGAGATTCCCGCCGTGGGCGATTTCAAAGTGACCCTGAGCCTGGGTGTGGTGGAGCGTCGTATGGGCGAAGCCCCAGCCGCCCTGATGGCCCGCGCCGATCAAGCGCTGTACCGGTCCAAGGCAGCGGGGAAAGATGCCGTGTCGGATTAA
- a CDS encoding amino acid ABC transporter substrate-binding protein: MNNLKTTLAALTAAAALGLAGSAQAGVTLDAIQKKGFIQCGVSDGLPGFGVPDSQGKMTGIDVDVCHAVAAAVFGDASKVKFSQLTAKERFTALQSGEIDLISRNTTWTSSRDSGMGLVFTGVTYYDGIGFLVNNKLGVTAAKQLDGATICIQAGTTTELNVSDYFRTHGMKYTPITFDTADESAKGLEAGRCDVLTTDQSGLYAQRIKMAHPDEFVVLPEVISKEPLGPLVRKGDDEWFSIVKWTLFAMLNAEEMGITSQNVEEQAKSTKNPDVARLLGADGDYGKDLKLRKDWVVQIVKQVGNYDEVFERNIGQGSVLKIKRGLNALWSNGGIQYAPPVR; encoded by the coding sequence ATGAACAACCTCAAGACCACTTTGGCCGCCCTCACTGCCGCTGCGGCACTGGGCCTGGCGGGCAGTGCCCAGGCGGGCGTGACCTTGGACGCGATCCAGAAAAAAGGCTTTATCCAGTGCGGCGTCAGCGATGGTTTGCCAGGCTTTGGTGTACCGGACAGCCAGGGCAAGATGACCGGCATTGACGTGGACGTGTGCCACGCCGTTGCGGCGGCGGTATTCGGCGACGCGTCAAAAGTGAAGTTCAGCCAGTTGACCGCCAAGGAGCGTTTCACCGCGCTGCAATCCGGCGAAATCGACCTGATCTCGCGCAACACCACCTGGACCAGTTCCCGTGACTCGGGCATGGGCCTGGTGTTCACCGGCGTGACCTATTACGACGGCATCGGCTTTCTGGTGAATAACAAACTGGGCGTGACCGCCGCCAAGCAACTCGATGGCGCGACCATTTGCATCCAGGCTGGCACCACCACCGAACTCAACGTTTCCGATTACTTTCGCACCCACGGCATGAAGTACACGCCGATCACCTTCGACACCGCCGATGAAAGCGCCAAGGGCCTCGAAGCCGGGCGCTGCGACGTGCTCACCACCGACCAATCCGGCCTGTACGCCCAGCGTATCAAGATGGCCCACCCGGACGAGTTCGTGGTACTGCCGGAAGTGATCTCCAAAGAACCGCTGGGGCCGCTGGTGCGCAAGGGCGACGATGAGTGGTTCAGCATCGTCAAGTGGACCTTGTTCGCCATGCTCAATGCCGAGGAAATGGGCATCACCTCGCAGAACGTCGAAGAGCAGGCCAAGTCCACGAAGAACCCCGACGTGGCACGACTGCTGGGTGCCGATGGCGATTACGGCAAAGACCTGAAGCTGCGCAAGGATTGGGTGGTGCAAATCGTCAAGCAGGTGGGCAACTACGACGAAGTGTTCGAGCGCAATATCGGCCAGGGCAGCGTGCTGAAGATCAAGCGCGGGCTCAATGCGTTGTGGAGCAACGGCGGCATCCAGTACGCGCCGCCGGTGCGTTGA